The following proteins are encoded in a genomic region of Gossypium hirsutum isolate 1008001.06 chromosome D05, Gossypium_hirsutum_v2.1, whole genome shotgun sequence:
- the LOC107903234 gene encoding organic cation/carnitine transporter 7, translated as MGGGGGGGGDTFTVDDALLTLGFGKYQYFVLAYAALAWVSEAMEMMLLSFIGPVLKRIWRLSAKEQSLITSVVFIGMLVGAYSWGVIADKYGRRKGFLMTALVTTSAGFMSSFSPNYATLLVLRCVVGIGLGGGPVLCSWLLEFIPPPNRGTWMVVFQAFWTVGAVFEASIAWAVMPTLGWRWLLAFSSIPSFGLLIFYLCTPESPRYLCLNGKIKEAKTILDRIAKVNGTEVPSGTLVSDDDVVASDQDSTPTKRHKQGALTTILKLLSRELIRPTLLLWVVFFGNSFSYYGLVLLTTELNAGRSACAGHKVKAEETEDVNYKDVFITTFAEFPGLIIVALTVDRVGRRLSMAVLFFICCVLIFPLVFQQSEMVTTGLLFGSRICITATFTTLFIYAPEIYPTAVRSTGFGAASSMGRIGGMVCPYVAVALVQGCHETAAIGMFEVIIILSGVCILLIPIETKGRKLSDDVKQKCQPV; from the exons AtgggaggaggaggaggaggaggaggagacaCATTCACTGTGGACGATGCACTTTTGACCTTGGGGTTTGGCAAATACCAGTATTTTGTGCTTGCTTATGCTGCACTGGCTTGGGTCTCAGAAGCCATGGAAATGATGCTTTTGTCGTTTATAGGACCAGTACTTAAAAGAATATGGCGTCTTTCAGCCAAAGAACAAAGCTTGATAACTAGTGTGGTATTCATCGGTATGCTAGTCGGAGCCTATTCTTGGGGTGTAATCGCAGATAAATATGGAAGAAG GAAAGGTTTCCTTATGACCGCACTGGTCACTACTTCAGCAGGCTTTATGAGTTCCTTCTCACCAAATTACGCCACATTGCTGGTTCTTCGTTGTGTGGTGGGTATTGGGTTGGGAGGAGGGCCTGTGCTTTGCTCTTGGCTGCTAGAGTTCATTCCTCCCCCAAACAGAGGCACTTGGATGGTTGTTTTCCAAGCATTTTGGACTGTGGGCGCTGTTTTTGAAGCTTCCATCGCATGGGCTGTGATGCCAACACTGGGTTGGAGATGGCTGCTTGCTTTTTCTTCCATCCCTTCATTTGGTCTCCTTATCTTCTATTTATGCACACCCGAGTCACCGAGATACCTCTGCTTGAACGGTAAGATAAAGGAGGCCAAGACTATTCTGGACAGAATAGCTAAAGTCAATGGCACCGAAGTGCCTTCTGGAACCCTTGTTTCTGATGACGACGTAGTTGCGTCCGACCAAGATTCAACTCCTACAAAGAGGCATAAACAAGGAGCCCTGACAACCATATTGAAGCTTCTTTCACGAGAATTAATCAGGCCAACCCTACTCTTATGGGTTGTCTTCTTTGGAAATTCATTTTCCTACTATGGCCTAGTGTTGCTCACAACCGAGCTAAACGCCGGACGCAGTGCATGCGCCGGCCACAAAGTGAAAGCCGAAGAAACCGAGGATGTTAACTACAAAGATGTTTTCATCACCACTTTTGCAG AGTTTCCGGGGCTCATCATAGTAGCATTGACAGTAGATCGAGTGGGTCGTAGGCTTTCGATGGCAGTTTTGTTCTTCATCTGTTGCGTCCTGATATTCCCCTTGGTATTCCAGCAGTCTGAAATGGTAACAACGGGGCTTCTCTTCGGCTCTCGAATATGCATCACTGCAACCTTCACCACATTGTTTATATATGCTCCGgag ATATATCCAACGGCGGTAAGATCAACGGGCTTTGGAGCGGCAAGCTCGATGGGAAGAATTGGAGGGATGGTGTGCCCCTACGTAGCAGTAGCATTAGTGCAGGGATGTCACGAAACAGCTGCCATAGGGATGTTTGAGGTGATCATAATTTTATCAGGGGTATGCATTTTGCTGATCCCAATAGAGACCAAAGGTCGGAAGTTGAGTGATGACGTTAAGCAGAAGTGTCAACCTGTTTAG